CACGTCGTGCATTAGTTGCCACGGGCTGGGCAACGGCGTGATCCTCGGCTGGGGCAACAACGCCGGCAACGTGCTCGTAGCGCTGGATGATCCGGTGAACCCGACGATCAGCGGCTCGAACGAGCGTAATACGCCGACTGAGCACGGCCTGTCCCTTCTCGAACTCCTCGGTCGGGAGATGAGCCAGGAGCTTCAGGCCATCCGCGACGGCGCCCTGGCCGAAGCCGCGGACAGCGGCAGTGACGTAGCCGCCGCGTTGACCACGAAGGGCATCAACTACGGCACGATCACGGCCCGTGCTGACGGTACCGTGGACACGAGCGGAATCGTGGGGATCGACGCCGACCTGCGCCTGCGGCCGTTCCACGCCAAGGGGCAGGAGGCCACCATTCGCATCTTCACGCGGAACGCGCTCAATCGACACCACGGCATTCAGTCCACTGAATTCCTGCTGTTCAAGGACGCCGCCAACGACCCCGAGGCCTGGGACGAGGACAGCGACGGCGTGGTCAATGAGCTTACCGAAGGCGAGCTGACCGCCATGACGCTGTTCCAGATTTGCCTGCCGATCCCGCAGGAAGTGGACCAGGACAATGCGTCGATCGCCCGCGGCCGGGCACTCATGGACACGATCGGCTGCACGGCTTGCCACGTTCCGTCTCTGACGCTCGATGATCCGACATGGCGCTCCACGAGCTCGGCCGGCGTGATGCTGGAGGTTGACATTACCGACAACGCCCAACTGGGTGCGGGCCGTCCGCAGCGCGAGGCCGACGGGACGGTCGAGGTCGGGCTGTGGGGGGACCTGAAACGACACGACCTCGGGCCGGAGTCCCACGAGCCGCTGGATCAGCCCGTCGATCTCAGCATGCCGGACTACGAGCCGGATTCCTTTGCGGCGCACATCGCCGAGACGCTGCCGCCGATTCCGCGCGAGCTGATGATGACGACCGAGCTCTGGGGCGTCCGCGATACCGGCCCTTGGTGGCATGACGGCAGCTCGCCGACGATCCACGATTCCATTCTCCGCCACGGGGGCGAGGGCCAAGCATCGGCCGAGGCCTACGCGGCGCTTTCTCCCGAGGACCAGGCCGATCTGCTCAAGTTCCTCGACTCCCTCCAGGTGGCACCGGTGGGCGAAGTGATGTTCTCCGCGTCGGGGGATGCGGGCGCGAAGAGCGCGGCGGGGGGGGAGAATCAATAGCAGCTTCGATTTCGCCGCCAGATTTGTCACCCCGCGCGACGTGGACGCGTGTTGCTTGGCTAGGTTATAGTTGCTCAGCAGGCGCCCGCGGAGACGGTTCCTGCTTCGATGCCGCATGATATTCGGAGTGGATGAAGTCGGGCCGCCCGGCTGCACCAGTTAGGTCGGCATGGATGATCCGTTTCGGAATTCAGGTTCATGTTTCCCGCGCTGGATGGGCCACGGTTCACCTGGACACTGAAGATCGCGGACTCAACATTCGCTGTTCTGACCTTGGGGGTGACCGTATCGGCCAACTCGCGAGGGCCTTCGTGCAACTCCTCGGAGATTCACACGGCAAGGCCGAAGTCGATTGCTGCGGCGAGCCAGAGAATGCGCTGATCAAGCTGCAGCGTGACGAAAGCGAGCTTGAAGTCGCCGTCAAGCGATATCATTGGGAAGGAGACTGTGCTCCCCAGGACGTGGTCCATCGAGCAATCAAATCCGGCAAGATAAGAGACTGGGACGAGTTGCGACACGCTCGAAACAAGAAGGTTGCACTCAGGCAATTTGGTCCCTTTGTTGAAGCAATCAGGTCGTTGGTTCAGTCCTTCCAATACTTGGAGGATCGGATAGGTAGCAAACAGTACGAGGGGAAATGGGGTTTGCTTTTCCCTCGGTCGAGTTATTAGCGATGAAGCAATTCCTGTCCGATTACCAGTACGGCCCGTAGGCCGGGAGGCTCGCATGCTGCGATACCGAGTAATCATCGAACAAGACGAGGACGGGCAGTTCGTTGCCGAATGCCCCACTCTGCCGGGTTGCGTCAGTCAGGGAGCAACGCGCGATGAGGCCCTGGCCAACATAAAGGACGCGATGAACGGCTACCTTGAAAGCCTTCGCAAGCACGGCGAGCCGATCCCGCCGTCGATATGGGAAGAGACGGTGGAGCTGCCGGATTGACCCGCCTGCCGACCATCTCCGGTCGGGAAGCGGTCCGGGCGCTCCAGCAGCTCGGCTATGTGATGGACCACCAAACCGGTGGGCACGTCATATTGCGCCATCAGGATCCGCCACATCGGCGCCTGACTATTCCGAACCACCGCGAATTGGCCAAGGGAACGTTGCGGGCGATCATTCGACAGGCCGGACTGACCGTGGAGGAGTTCGCTGCGCTACTTTGAGGCAGTGGGGCAAATGCATCTGCGCCTCCGCGCGCGAATTCTTGAGGTGGACGGAGATCCCGGGTAATTCGTAACGTACACGGCTCTGCCACTTCGCGATGGGCGAGTGGCGTTGCCTGGCGCCCGACGCGAAACCGCATTCGGCGTCCTTCCATTCGGTACTCCCAAACACCCCCAACACCCTTAACTCAACCCGCACGCTCTACCCCGTTTGTTTACCTGCAAAACGACCGGCCCGGTGAGCTTCAGCCTTCCCCCAGTGCTGAGGGGGCGTTCACTCAACCCTCGATTCAAAACAAGACACCCGTTTTCTAGTGGCGGTTGCCGCCGCCGGTGGTAGGCTATACGTGGTCGGGGCTTGAGGATCGAAGGCGTGTCGTTGCCCACGGGAGGCGTCCCATGTTGGTGATCGCATCAATCGTCACGATTCTCGCCGCGGCCGAAGCGAGCCTCTCCGCCCTTCCGGCCGTCTACATCGTCTGCCTGATCGTCGGCGGAGGATTGCTCCTCGTGTCCCTCCTGGCAGGGGGAGGTTCGGAGCACGCCGCCAACGCCGATCTTACTGGTGACGTGGGCGGCGACGTGGCCATTGCTCCCGATGCGGGTATGGACGTGGGGCACGACTTCGGGGGACATGGCGACCTGGATGCCGGTCACGCCGCCGACCTCGGCAGCGCCGACGGCCAAGCCGCTGTCGCCGACCACGTGTCTTCATCTGCACTATCTCTGGCCAGTTGGTTTTCCGTGCAGTTCGTGGTCTATGCCCTCGCCGTGTTCGGCCTGATTGGAACGACGCTCACCTACCTGACCAGTGTTCCGCCATTCACCGTGCTTGTCGTCGCCGCGGCGGTCGGGCTCCTGCTCGGCCAGGGGGTTCACCAGGCCATGCGGGCCCTGAAGCGCTCGGGTATCAGCAGCGAAATCACCAGTCGTGATTTCCTCCACCAACCCGCCCGGGTAAGCGTACCCATCGATCCCGGCCGGCGGGGTGAAGTAGCCGTGGCGCTGCGCGGCGGAGAGCGATTCGTCGCCGCCGTCGCCCGCCGGCCGGACGACCGGTTTCGCACGGGGGATCGCGTCATCGTCGTGGGATTTCAAGCCGGCGTGGCCGTCGTCACCACGCGGGAAGAGTTCGCTTTCGTAACCGGTCAATCGACGGAGCAGAACACATGAACTGGGTCACATTGGCACAATCCGATGCGGCGGGAGCTGCGATCCTCATTGGTTTCGGCCTGTTGGTCGTGGTCGTCGCGTTCATCTCGCTGGTGGCCAAGTTCACGGTCGTGGGGAACCCCAGCGAGGTGCTGGTTATCAGCGGACGGCGCTCGGCCGACCAACTCGGCTACCGCACGCTCATCGGCGGGCGAACGATCGTCATCCCCATTATCGAAAAAGTCGATCGCGTCAGCTTGCGGAACATGCAGGTGGCGCTGGAAGTCAAGGCGCAGTCCGGCGGCGGGAAGATGATCCCCATCACCGTAACCGGCGTTGCCAACGTCAAGGTCTCTTCCGAGCCGGAGATTCGCGGAAACGCGATCGAGCGCTTCCTGGGGCAACACCAGGAGGTCATGGAGCGTGTCGCCCGCGAAACGCTGGAAGGCGGCCTGCGGGCCGTCATCGGCAAGATCACGCCCGAGGAAATCGTCGAAGACCGCGACAAGTTCGTGGCCACGGTGATGAACGAGGTCAACGACGACTTCCGCAAGCTGGGCATGGTCATCGACAGCGTGAACATCCAGAACGTCCACGACGACGATCAGTACCTGGAGTCCATCGCTCGCAAGGCCTCGGCCGATGTTCGCGCCAGCGCCCGCCAGTTCGAGGCTCAGCGCAAGGCCGATGCCGACGTGAAAGAGGCCGAGGCTGAGTCCCAGGCACGCAAGGCGCGCGCGGAACGCGACGCCGAAGCTCGCTCGGCCGAAGCCGCGGGACATCAGAAAGCCGAGTCCGCCCGGCTCGGCGCGGAAAAGGCCATCGCCGAAGCCAACAACGCCCTGCGCATCCGCCAGGCCGAGCTCGCCCGCGAGGCGGCCATCAAGGAAGCCGAAGCTCAGGAGGCCGCCGCCCAAGCGGAAGAGGCCCGGCTGTTGGCCACGCAGGTGAAACAGGCCAACGCCGACCGCGACACGGCCAAGGCCCAGGCCGAGGGCGCCGCTTCGACCATCCTCGAAGAGGGCAAGGCTCGCGCTCAGGCCATCGAGCAGATCGGCGCGGCCATTCAGCGTCACCCCGATGCTCTCAAGGTGCTCCTTGTCGAGATGATGCCGGGCGTCGTGCAGGAATTGACCAAGACCATCGCCAACGTCGACCTCAGCGCCGTCACCGTGATCGACGGCGGCGACGGGCGGGCGATCAGCGGCGCCGCCCTCGGCCGGGCAAGAATGCTCGCGGAATCACTGGCGACGCTCGAGTCGGTGCTCGGCGTCGACCTGCGGGCCCTGACGCGCAACGTCGCGGAGAACTTGGTGCAGAAGTCCGACGGCAAGCCTCAACCCGCCGCCACGGTTATGACGACACAAGGTGCCGCCAAGCCGCATTAGTTCGCTGCGCCCGCGTTCAGCTTCGGGCCCACGCGACCCAAGGGGCCCGTCAGTTCTTCCGCATGATATAAAACACATAGCCGAACGTGTCACCGAAGCGGTGGCAGATGT
The window above is part of the Phycisphaerae bacterium genome. Proteins encoded here:
- a CDS encoding type II toxin-antitoxin system HicB family antitoxin, yielding MRYRVIIEQDEDGQFVAECPTLPGCVSQGATRDEALANIKDAMNGYLESLRKHGEPIPPSIWEETVELPD
- a CDS encoding type II toxin-antitoxin system HicA family toxin translates to MTRLPTISGREAVRALQQLGYVMDHQTGGHVILRHQDPPHRRLTIPNHRELAKGTLRAIIRQAGLTVEEFAALL